A genomic window from Algoriphagus sp. Y33 includes:
- a CDS encoding M24 family metallopeptidase — protein sequence MIKKLLLVFYVILVSNLCFGQEIAVLTQREQAAVIDNWLEYRIQNLLPGLMAESGIDMWVVISREYNEDPVIRTMLPATWMAARRRTILVMYQPSADAPVETYAVARYDVGRSFKRVWDPDVQPDQWKALMELISSKNPKKIGLNYAKDYGHADGLTTNEHQVFLDYLPQNLRSTVVSAQTLAVRWLETRTAPEMATYKHIQEIAHAIVSEGLSEAVITPGVTTTEDVVWWYREKIKALKLDTWFHPSVDIQRADPANTEQNRNFASKSPDSVIMPGDLLHVDFGITYLRLNTDTQEMAYVLKAGETEVPAYLREAFGQGNRVQDILTSNFIAGKSGNEILRASRKVMDAEAIRGSIYTHPLGFYGHSAGPTVGMWDNQGDTPGAGDFPLHSNTGYAIELNAVVFLPEWNKDVRIMLEEGALFDGKEVRYYNGRQKEIFPIPRANKHLGN from the coding sequence AATTTATGTTTTGGACAGGAGATAGCTGTCTTGACACAGCGGGAACAAGCTGCCGTAATTGACAACTGGCTTGAGTACCGCATTCAGAACCTGCTCCCCGGCTTAATGGCAGAGTCGGGAATAGATATGTGGGTGGTGATTTCCAGGGAGTACAACGAGGATCCTGTGATTCGGACTATGCTTCCGGCTACCTGGATGGCAGCAAGGAGAAGGACAATTCTGGTGATGTATCAGCCCTCGGCTGACGCACCGGTGGAAACCTACGCTGTGGCGAGGTATGACGTGGGTAGGTCCTTCAAGAGAGTCTGGGATCCTGATGTACAGCCTGACCAATGGAAAGCGTTGATGGAGTTGATCTCATCAAAGAATCCAAAGAAAATAGGATTGAATTATGCCAAGGATTATGGACATGCGGACGGTTTGACTACCAATGAGCATCAGGTTTTCTTGGACTATTTACCTCAAAATCTGAGGTCTACGGTTGTTTCGGCACAGACACTCGCAGTACGCTGGTTGGAAACAAGGACAGCGCCTGAAATGGCTACTTACAAACACATTCAGGAAATTGCCCATGCCATCGTATCAGAAGGACTTTCTGAGGCAGTGATCACGCCTGGCGTGACTACTACCGAGGATGTGGTCTGGTGGTACCGGGAGAAAATCAAAGCATTGAAATTGGATACCTGGTTTCATCCATCCGTGGATATTCAGCGTGCGGATCCCGCCAATACTGAGCAAAACAGAAATTTTGCTTCCAAGTCCCCTGATTCGGTGATTATGCCCGGAGATTTACTGCATGTGGATTTTGGCATCACCTACCTGAGACTGAATACCGATACCCAAGAAATGGCCTATGTGCTAAAAGCTGGAGAAACGGAAGTACCGGCGTATTTACGCGAAGCGTTTGGGCAAGGGAATAGGGTTCAGGATATTTTGACGTCAAATTTTATAGCCGGCAAAAGCGGAAATGAAATTCTTCGGGCTTCCCGAAAAGTAATGGATGCTGAAGCAATACGGGGAAGTATCTACACCCACCCGCTTGGTTTCTACGGACATTCTGCTGGTCCTACCGTAGGAATGTGGGATAATCAGGGAGATACACCGGGTGCCGGTGACTTTCCGCTTCACTCTAATACCGGATATGCTATAGAGTTGAACGCTGTGGTTTTTCTTCCTGAATGGAACAAAGATGTGCGCATCATGCTGGAAGAAGGAGCATTGTTTGATGGGAAGGAAGTGAGGTATTACAATGGTCGTCAGAAAGAGATTTTTCCGATACCCCGAGCAAACAAGCATTTAGGAAATTAA